A stretch of Bos taurus isolate L1 Dominette 01449 registration number 42190680 breed Hereford chromosome 5, ARS-UCD2.0, whole genome shotgun sequence DNA encodes these proteins:
- the LOC788541 gene encoding large ribosomal subunit protein uL30-like has protein sequence MEGAEEKKKKVPAVPETLKKKRKNFAELKIKRLRKKFAQKMLRKARRKLIYEKAKHYHKEYRQMYRTEIRMARMARKAGNFYVPAEPKLAFVIRIRGINGVSPKVRKVLQLLRLRQIFNGTFVKLNKASINMLRIVEPYIAWGYPNLKSVNELIYKRGYGKINKKRIALTDNALIARSLGKYGIICMEDLIHEIYTVGKRFKEANNFLWPFKLSSP, from the coding sequence ATGGAGGgtgcagaagagaagaaaaagaaggttcCTGCTGTGCCAGAAACCCTTAAGAAAAAGCGGAAGAATTTCGCAGAGCTTAAGATCAAGCGACTGAGAAAGAAGTTTGCCCAAAAGATGCTTCGAAAGGCAAGGAGGAAGCTTATCTATGAAAAAGCTAAGCATTACCACAAGGAATACAGGCAGATGTACAGAACTGAAATTCGAATGGCTAGGATGGCACGAAAAGCCGGTAACTTCTATGTACCCGCGGAACCCAAATTGGCGTTTGTCATCAGGATCAGAGGTATCAATGGTGTGAGCCCAAAGGTCCGAAAGGTGCTGCAGCTCCTTCGCCTCCGGCAGATCTTCAACGGCACCTTTGTGAAGCTCAACAAGGCGTCAATTAACATGCTGAGAATTGTGGAGCCATACATTGCATGGGGGTACCCAAATCTGAAGTCTGTAAATGAATTGATTTACAAGCGTGGTTACGGCAAAATCAACAAAAAGCGAATTGCCCTGACAGACAACGCATTGATTGCTCGATCTCTTGGGAAATATGGAATCATCTGCATGGAGGATCTGATTCACGAGATCTATACCGTTGGAAAACGTTTCAAAGAAGCAAACAACTTCCTGTGGCCCTTTAAATTGTCTTCTCCATGA